In one window of Macadamia integrifolia cultivar HAES 741 chromosome 2, SCU_Mint_v3, whole genome shotgun sequence DNA:
- the LOC122059634 gene encoding pentatricopeptide repeat-containing protein At1g31430-like, which translates to MFLRSSFLLFNFISHRSLSRPHLFFSSSTRKTTRLTKQECLLYLLNCKSMKDLKQIQSQMFRAGFHQNRDALNKLMVFCTDPDSGNLQYAERIFNYILEPSLFLYNLIIKAFAKKGNFKKAVLLFSGLRENGLSPDNFTYPFVLKAIGCLREFIEGRKVHGFIVKTGLEFDSFVRNSLMDMYFELGYTETLQQLFEEMTERDVVTWNVLISGYVRSGRFENALFLFRRMNWETSDRPDQATVVSTLSACVALGYLELGKEIHGYICKELEFSTIIGNALVDMYSKCGSLSLARRIFDEMPITNVITWTSMASGYVNCGQLDDARDLFERVPTRDVVLWTAMMNGYVQFNRFDEALALFREMQIKRVKPDRFTLVALLTGCAQSGALEQGKWIHGHIEENMIRIDAVLGTALIDMYAKCGCIEKSLEIFESVKERDNASWTAIICGLAMNGLTSKALELFSEMKSAGAKPDAITFIGVLSACSHGGLVEEGRCYFDSMRKEHQMEPKTEHYGCMVDLFGRAGLLDEAEKLIETIPNDKFEITVPLWGALLSACRIHGKVGRGECVAKRLVGVESSNSGVHTLLANMYAAADRWEDVTKVRRKMKELGVKKVPGCSSIEVNGIVHEFLVGDKSHPEMSEIYSMLTDLAKPLSGLEENVIERENMIPVT; encoded by the coding sequence ATGTTCTTGCGATCCAGTTTCCTGTTATTTAACTTCATTTCCCATCGTTCTCTTTCAAGGCCAcatcttttcttctcatcttccaccCGAAAGACCACAAGGCTAACTAAACAAGAATGTTTACTTTACCTCCTAAACTGCAAATCCATGAAAGATTTGAAACAAATACAGTCCCAGATGTTCAGAGCTGGGTTTCATCAGAACAGAGATGCACTCAACAAGCTCATGGTCTTCTGTACGGACCCAGATTCCGGGAATTTACAATACGCAGAGAGAATTTTCAATTACATTCTAGAACCAAGTCTCTTCTTATACAATTTGATTATCAAAGCATTTGCAAAGAAGGGTAATTTCAAGAAAGCTGTTTTACTCTTCTCTGGATTGAGGGAAAATGGTTTGTCCCCCGATAATTTTACTTACCCATTTGTTCTTAAGGCAATCGGATGTTTGCGGGAGTTCATCGAGGGAAGGAAAGTTCATGGTTTTATCGTTAAAACTGGGCTTGAGTTCGATTCTTTTGTGAGGAACTCGCTCATGGATATGTACTTTGAATTGGGTTATACTGAAACATTGCAGCAGTTGTTTGAAGAAATGACTGAGAGAGATGTTGTTACTTGGAATGTTTTGATTTCAGGGTATGTTAGGAGTGGGAGATTTGAGAATGcactttttcttttcagaaGGATGAACTGGGAGACTAGCGACCGACCTGATCAAGCTACTGTAGTGAGCACTCTCTCAGCTTGTGTTGCTTTGGGATACCTGGAACTAGGTAAGGAGATCCATGGTTATATTTGCAAGGAGCTTGAATTCTCAACTATAATTGGTAACGCATTGGTAGACATGTACTCTAAGTGCGGTAGTTTAAGTCTGGCACGTAGGatctttgatgaaatgccaaTTACAAATGTGATTACATGGACGAGTATGGCGTCTGGTTATGTGAATTGTGGTCAGCTGGATGATGCCAGGGATCTGTTTGAGAGGGTTCCAACAAGGGATGTTGTTCTTTGGACAGCTATGATGAATGGGTATGTGCAGTTTAATCGTTTTGATGAAGCTTTAGCTCTGTTTCGGGAGATGCAAATTAAGAGAGTCAAACCAGATAGATTTACTCTGGTTGCACTCCTTACAGGTTGTGCTCAGTCGGGAGCCTTAGAACAAGGGAAGTGGATTCATGGACACATTGAGGAAAACATGATCAGAATAGATGCTGTTCTTGGTACTGCTCTTATTGACATGTATGCAAAATGTGGATGCATAGAGAAATCACTGGAGATTTTCGAGAGcgtaaaagagagagataatgcCTCATGGACTGCAATCATCTGTGGGCTTGCTATGAATGGCTTGACCAGCAAAGCACTAGAACTATTCTCCGAAATGAAATCTGCCGGTGCCAAACCAGATGCTATCACCTTCATTGGAGTTTTAAGTGCTTGTAGTCATGGGGGATTGGTGGAGGAAGGTCGTTGCTATTTTGATTCCATGAGGAAGGAACACCAAATGGAACCAAAAACTGAACACTATGGATGTATGGTTGACTTATTTGGCCGTGCTGGTCTGCTGGATGAAGCTGAGAAGCTTATAGAAACAATCCCAAATGATAAATTTGAGATTACAGTACCTCTCTGGGGTGCTTTGCTTAGTGCCTGCAGAATCCATGGAAAAGTTGGGAGGGGTGAGTGTGTGGCCAAACGCCTTGTTGGAGTTGAATCTAGCAATTCCGGTGTTCATACCCTTCTTGCCAACATGTATGCAGCAGCTGACAGATGGGAAGATGTGACTAAGGTGAGAAGAAAGATGAAGGAACTTGGAGTCAAGAAGGTCCCTGGGTGTAGTTCAATTGAGGTAAATGGCATTGTCCATGAGTTTCTAGTTGGAGATAAATCACATCCAGAGATGAGCGAAATCTATTCTATGTTGACTGACTTGGCCAAGCCATTATCAGGCTTGGAGGAAAATGTTATAGAAAGGGAAAACATGATTCCAGTGACATAG
- the LOC122091207 gene encoding caffeoylshikimate esterase-like has product MATDSQMPIPPNFWGDMPEEEYYASQGVRNTKSYFNTPNGMIFTHSFFPLDLPIKATVFMTHGYGSDTGWLFQKICISFATWGYAVFAADLLGHGRSEGLRCYLGDMEKIAATSLSFFLSVRNSDEYRHLPAFLFGESMGGAATMLMYFQSEPGTWTGLIFSAPLFIIPEPMKPSKLRLFVYGLLFGMADTWASMPDNKMVGKAIKDPEKLKIIASNPRRYTGKPRVGTMRELFRVSEYIQSNFSKVTAPFLTAHGTADGVTAPESSTMLFDKASSEDKTLKMYEGMYHSLIQGEPEENSQIVLGDMREWIDERVRRYGSRSS; this is encoded by the coding sequence atgGCGACTGATTCCCAAATGCCCATCCCACCCAACTTCTGGGGCGACATGCCAGAAGAAGAATACTACGCCTCTCAGGGAGTCCGCAACACCAAGTCATACTTCAATACTCCTAATGGTATGATCTTCACCCATTCCTTCTTCCCCTTGGATCTCCCCATCAAGGCCACCGTCTTCATGACCCACGGCTATGGCTCCGACACCGGTTGGCTTTTCCAGAAGATCTGTATCAGCTTCGCCACCTGGGGTTACGCCGTATTCGCCGCTGATCTCCTCGGTCACGGCCGCTCCGAGGGTCTCCGCTGTTACCTCGGTGATATGGAGAAGATCGCCGCCACTTCCCTCTCCTTTTTCCTTTCCGTCAGAAACAGCGACGAATACCGCCACCTCCCCGCCTTCCTCTTCGGCGAGTCCATGGGCGGCGCCGCCACTATGCTCATGTACTTCCAATCCGAGCCCGGCACGTGGACTGGCCTGATCTTCTCCGCACCTCTCTTCATCATTCCGGAGCCGATGAAGCCCTCCAAGTTGCGGCTCTTCGTGTACGGTCTCCTCTTCGGGATGGCTGATACTTGGGCTTCCATGCCGGACAACAAGATGGTAGGCAAGGCCATTAAAGATCCAGAGAAGCTAAAGATCATCGCATCGAATCCCCGGCGGTACACCGGAAAACCAAGGGTGGGAACCATGAGAGAGCTTTTCAGGGTTTCTGAATACATACAGAGTAATTTCTCCAAGGTGACGGCTCCGTTCCTGACGGCGCACGGGACGGCTGACGGAGTGACGGCGCCGGAATCTTCGACGATGTTGTTCGATAAGGCGTCGAGTGAAGACAAGACTTTGAAGATGTACGAGGGGATGTATCATTCGTTGATACAGGGAGAACCAGAGGAGAATAGTCAAATCGTGTTGGGAGATATGAGGGAGTGGATCGATGAGAGGGTGAGGAGGTATGGTTCCAGATCTTCTTAG